Proteins from a genomic interval of Posidoniimonas polymericola:
- a CDS encoding metallophosphoesterase, with translation MIGLACIGHVVFWVGFVNRTHACGWNHRVVDALTATSAVMLVAPPLAAAWLYWSGGWPALQQSMLLSAYAWVMAPLAVFAAVHQVWLAVHPERRTVHKQVQAKRLDFLPELGLEIARPVPRMFLRIPGNQALQLSVEEMSLALPRLPAGLAGLKIALLADLHISGRFGVELYKRAMDQAAASRPDLVVLAGDLIEKDHCLPWVNETYGKLSAPLGVYYVLGNHDKKADHPGIRAALDALGFVDVSRQAVRLDHHGESIEIVGNELPWFGPPTTFSDQPASLRLVVAHNPDQFGWAVAHDADLILAGHNHGGQVRFPPIGPVLTPSLHGTRYACGTFRRGDTVMHVTRGAGSLAPFRFFCPPELTLITLQQQTSLSGAMPV, from the coding sequence TTGATTGGCTTGGCCTGCATCGGCCATGTGGTGTTCTGGGTCGGCTTCGTCAACCGCACCCACGCTTGCGGGTGGAACCACCGAGTAGTCGACGCGCTCACCGCGACCAGCGCCGTGATGCTCGTCGCGCCGCCGCTCGCCGCGGCGTGGCTCTACTGGTCGGGGGGCTGGCCCGCCCTGCAGCAGTCGATGCTCCTTTCGGCTTATGCTTGGGTGATGGCGCCACTGGCTGTGTTCGCCGCGGTGCATCAAGTCTGGCTCGCCGTCCACCCCGAACGCCGCACGGTCCACAAGCAGGTGCAGGCCAAGCGGCTTGATTTCCTGCCGGAGCTCGGCCTCGAGATCGCCCGCCCGGTCCCCCGGATGTTCCTCCGGATCCCTGGTAACCAGGCGCTGCAGCTCTCGGTCGAGGAGATGTCGCTCGCCCTGCCCCGCCTGCCGGCCGGGCTCGCGGGGCTGAAGATCGCCCTCCTGGCCGACCTGCACATCTCCGGTCGGTTCGGCGTCGAGCTCTACAAACGCGCCATGGACCAGGCCGCCGCATCGCGGCCCGACCTGGTGGTGCTGGCGGGCGACTTGATCGAGAAGGACCACTGCCTCCCCTGGGTGAACGAAACCTACGGCAAGCTTTCGGCGCCGCTCGGCGTCTACTACGTGCTCGGCAACCACGACAAGAAGGCCGACCACCCCGGCATCCGCGCGGCGCTCGACGCCCTCGGCTTCGTTGACGTGAGCCGCCAGGCCGTGCGGCTCGACCACCACGGCGAGTCGATCGAGATCGTCGGCAACGAGCTCCCCTGGTTCGGTCCTCCCACTACCTTCTCCGACCAGCCCGCCAGCCTGCGGCTGGTGGTCGCCCACAACCCCGACCAGTTCGGCTGGGCCGTCGCCCACGACGCCGACCTGATCCTCGCTGGGCACAACCACGGCGGCCAAGTCCGCTTCCCGCCGATCGGCCCGGTGCTGACCCCCAGCCTGCACGGCACCCGCTACGCGTGCGGCACCTTCCGCCGCGGCGACACCGTGATGCACGTCACGCGCGGCGCCGGCTCGCTGGCGCCGTTCCGCTTCTTCTGCCCGCCCGAGCTGACGCTGATCACGCTCCAGCAGCAAACTTCCTTGTCGGGCGCCATGCCTGTGTGA
- a CDS encoding hybrid sensor histidine kinase/response regulator, whose protein sequence is MSDPTGSSRPQPPSDADSPSPGESPEQPETSGPAPPEHLRVLCLGSAERSAANLRDCFEQPNVEVVNVSSPVRALALLTKGDFSAVYADTEMFARALDPGRLLQNERILQGMPDGVVLLNTENIVIWGNGKLREWTGEQSVLGRNFYALLGNPEILGPDFCPFHTAFASGRPSASTLQSDDNTYYRVHAAPIIDIDSGRAEHLVVTIRDVSDEMLQQQKIAAIHQAGVELADLTTDEVAEMDVQERIDLLKENILHCTQAVLNFDVVEIRMLNQDTGTLQPLLAVGMKPEAETRQLTASDRDNGVTGFVAATGKSYLCEDISEDPLYIEGAQDARSSLTVPLMLHDQVIGTFNVESPETAAFTESDRQFLEIFARDLAVALNTLELLAAEKATTAAASVEAIHSAVAIPVDEILNDAVNVMERYIGHEPDVAERLHRILRNARDIKQVIQKVGQSLAPIEARAAGSRIEPHPVLAGKRVLVVDEDDTVRSAAHDLLERYLCVVETAHDGNEAIYMVRNLGPGHEYDAILVDIRLPDMSGFELLTKLQEHIDIGTMILMTGFGYDPGHSIVNARKAGLKAVLYKPFRLDQLLQTVEQIVSDHQRATPQAES, encoded by the coding sequence GTGTCGGATCCCACCGGGTCAAGCAGGCCTCAACCACCAAGCGACGCCGATTCTCCGTCCCCAGGGGAGTCGCCCGAGCAACCCGAAACGTCCGGTCCCGCGCCGCCCGAGCACCTGCGGGTGCTCTGCCTAGGCTCTGCGGAGCGTTCCGCCGCCAACCTCCGGGACTGCTTCGAGCAGCCGAACGTCGAGGTGGTGAACGTCTCGTCCCCGGTCCGCGCCCTCGCCCTGCTTACCAAGGGCGACTTCTCCGCCGTTTACGCCGACACCGAGATGTTCGCCAGGGCGCTCGACCCGGGCAGGCTGCTGCAGAACGAGCGGATCCTGCAGGGCATGCCGGACGGGGTCGTGCTGCTGAACACCGAGAACATCGTGATCTGGGGCAACGGCAAGCTCCGCGAGTGGACCGGCGAGCAGAGCGTCCTCGGCCGCAACTTCTACGCCCTGCTCGGCAACCCCGAGATCCTGGGTCCCGACTTCTGCCCGTTCCACACGGCGTTCGCCTCGGGCCGGCCGAGCGCGTCGACCCTGCAGAGCGACGACAACACCTACTATCGCGTCCACGCCGCGCCGATCATCGACATCGACAGCGGCCGCGCCGAGCACCTGGTCGTCACGATCCGCGACGTGTCCGACGAGATGCTGCAGCAGCAGAAGATTGCGGCCATCCACCAGGCGGGCGTTGAGCTGGCCGACCTGACGACCGACGAGGTCGCCGAGATGGACGTCCAAGAGCGGATCGACCTGCTCAAGGAGAACATCCTCCACTGCACCCAGGCCGTGCTCAACTTCGACGTGGTTGAGATCCGGATGCTCAACCAGGACACCGGCACGCTGCAGCCGCTGCTGGCTGTCGGCATGAAGCCCGAGGCCGAGACCCGCCAGCTCACCGCTTCGGACCGCGACAATGGCGTCACCGGCTTTGTCGCGGCGACCGGCAAGAGCTACCTGTGCGAGGACATCAGCGAGGACCCGCTCTACATCGAGGGGGCCCAGGACGCCCGCAGCTCGCTCACCGTGCCGCTCATGCTGCACGACCAGGTGATCGGCACGTTCAATGTCGAGAGCCCCGAGACCGCCGCCTTCACCGAGAGCGACCGCCAGTTCCTCGAGATCTTCGCCCGCGACCTCGCGGTCGCGCTCAACACGCTTGAGCTGCTCGCCGCCGAGAAGGCGACCACCGCCGCCGCCAGCGTCGAGGCGATCCACAGCGCGGTCGCGATCCCGGTCGACGAGATCCTCAACGACGCCGTGAACGTGATGGAGCGGTACATCGGGCACGAGCCCGACGTCGCCGAGCGGCTGCACCGCATCCTCCGCAACGCCCGCGACATCAAGCAGGTGATCCAGAAGGTCGGCCAGTCGCTCGCCCCGATCGAGGCCCGCGCCGCCGGCTCCCGCATCGAACCGCACCCGGTGCTCGCCGGCAAACGCGTGCTGGTGGTCGACGAGGACGACACGGTCCGCTCCGCCGCCCACGACCTGCTGGAACGCTACCTGTGCGTCGTCGAGACCGCCCACGACGGCAACGAGGCGATCTACATGGTCCGCAACCTCGGGCCGGGCCACGAGTACGACGCCATCCTCGTCGACATCCGACTGCCCGACATGAGTGGATTCGAGCTGCTCACCAAGCTGCAGGAACACATCGATATCGGCACGATGATCCTGATGACCGGCTTCGGCTACGACCCGGGCCACTCGATCGTCAATGCCCGCAAGGCGGGCCTCAAGGCAGTGCTGTACAAGCCCTTCCGGCTCGACCAGCTGCTGCAGACGGTCGAGCAGATCGTCTCGGACCACCAGCGGGCGACGCCGCAGGCCGAGTCCTGA